In the Microtus pennsylvanicus isolate mMicPen1 chromosome 6, mMicPen1.hap1, whole genome shotgun sequence genome, one interval contains:
- the C6H16orf86 gene encoding uncharacterized protein C16orf86 homolog isoform X2 — MASAGAQRHPEAQNGEAVGLAQVAEIPECPGPGEKCLEPARETCRPPGEDKCSVGHSFEPELQEEGINRGEEGLNPGVEAGEERGPKPASSIVRPSHGTKRKPIKMLLQKEEPEGSHSESTLPAKQHKKAKKRKSVGAPVPPAVASTSAPTETLGLERKAQRLRPLYQYINYCNPELNQAGDGDGEPEVEPESELAPAPEEAGVEQLHLRALVPVAGELGLGLALPCPNALVPLTHTLPSLGQEVGGEPGGLSSRRVSISLKAEVDKTTQVDIDKMLSVCAAPLVPPLSPQYK, encoded by the exons ATGGCCTCAGCAGGGGCCCAGAGGCATCCTGAAGCCCAGAATGGGGAGGCAGTAGGATTAGCCCAGGTTGCAGAGATCCCTGAG TGTCCAGGACCAGGAGAAAAGTGTCTGGAGCCAGCACGTGAGACCTGCAGACCCCCAGGTGAAGACAAGTGTTCAGTAGGACACAGCTTCGAGCCGGAGCTCCAGGAAGAAGGAATAAACCGAGGAGAGGAAGGACTCAATCCAGGGGTGgaagcaggagaggagagaggacccAAGCCTGCATCGTCCATCGTGAGGCCCAGTCATGGAACCAAGAGAAAGCCCATCAA GATGCTGCTGCAGAAGGAGGAGCCAGAGGGCAGCCACAGTGAGTCTACACTGCCTGCTAAACAGCACAAGAAAGCCAAGAAGCGCAAGAGCGTAGGGGCTCCTGTGCCCCCAGCTGTAGCCAGTACATCTGCACCCACGGAGACGCTGGGACTGGAGC GAAAAGCCCAGCGTCTGCGGCCACTGTACCAATATATCAACTATTGCAACCCCGAGCTGAATCAGGCAGGGGACGGCGACGGAGAGCCAGAGGTGGAGCCCGAGTCGGAGTTAGCCCCGGCTCCTGAGGAGGCAGGTGTGGAACAGCTGCACTTGCGGGCCTTGGTGCCCGTGGCAGGTGAGCTGGGCTTAGGCCTCGCTTTACCCTGCCCTAATGCATTAGTGCCTCTCACGCACACCCTTCCTTCTCTAGGGCAGGAGGTTGGAGGGGAGCCTGGGGGGTTGTCCAGTCGGAGGGTGAGTAtcagcctcaaggctgaggtgGATAAGACAACCCAAGTGGATATTGACAAGATGTTGAGTGTCTGTGCTGCCCCTCTTGTGCCCCCACTTTCCCCTCAGTACAAGTGA
- the C6H16orf86 gene encoding uncharacterized protein C16orf86 homolog isoform X1 — protein sequence MASAGAQRHPEAQNGEAVGLAQVAEIPECPGPGEKCLEPARETCRPPGEDKCSVGHSFEPELQEEGINRGEEGLNPGVEAGEERGPKPASSIVRPSHGTKRKPIKPLVPGLATTALPGPSYPAQPRAEAELPPRMLLQKEEPEGSHSESTLPAKQHKKAKKRKSVGAPVPPAVASTSAPTETLGLERKAQRLRPLYQYINYCNPELNQAGDGDGEPEVEPESELAPAPEEAGVEQLHLRALVPVAGELGLGLALPCPNALVPLTHTLPSLGQEVGGEPGGLSSRRVSISLKAEVDKTTQVDIDKMLSVCAAPLVPPLSPQYK from the exons ATGGCCTCAGCAGGGGCCCAGAGGCATCCTGAAGCCCAGAATGGGGAGGCAGTAGGATTAGCCCAGGTTGCAGAGATCCCTGAG TGTCCAGGACCAGGAGAAAAGTGTCTGGAGCCAGCACGTGAGACCTGCAGACCCCCAGGTGAAGACAAGTGTTCAGTAGGACACAGCTTCGAGCCGGAGCTCCAGGAAGAAGGAATAAACCGAGGAGAGGAAGGACTCAATCCAGGGGTGgaagcaggagaggagagaggacccAAGCCTGCATCGTCCATCGTGAGGCCCAGTCATGGAACCAAGAGAAAGCCCATCAA GCCTCTTGTCCCAGGCTTGGCTACCACAGCCCTCCCAGGGCCAAGCTACCCTGCCCAACCTAGGGCTGAAGCTGAACTGCCACCTAGGATGCTGCTGCAGAAGGAGGAGCCAGAGGGCAGCCACAGTGAGTCTACACTGCCTGCTAAACAGCACAAGAAAGCCAAGAAGCGCAAGAGCGTAGGGGCTCCTGTGCCCCCAGCTGTAGCCAGTACATCTGCACCCACGGAGACGCTGGGACTGGAGC GAAAAGCCCAGCGTCTGCGGCCACTGTACCAATATATCAACTATTGCAACCCCGAGCTGAATCAGGCAGGGGACGGCGACGGAGAGCCAGAGGTGGAGCCCGAGTCGGAGTTAGCCCCGGCTCCTGAGGAGGCAGGTGTGGAACAGCTGCACTTGCGGGCCTTGGTGCCCGTGGCAGGTGAGCTGGGCTTAGGCCTCGCTTTACCCTGCCCTAATGCATTAGTGCCTCTCACGCACACCCTTCCTTCTCTAGGGCAGGAGGTTGGAGGGGAGCCTGGGGGGTTGTCCAGTCGGAGGGTGAGTAtcagcctcaaggctgaggtgGATAAGACAACCCAAGTGGATATTGACAAGATGTTGAGTGTCTGTGCTGCCCCTCTTGTGCCCCCACTTTCCCCTCAGTACAAGTGA
- the Enkd1 gene encoding enkurin domain-containing protein 1 isoform X1 — protein sequence MCEGPSRISGPIPPDPTLCPDYYRRPASAQGRLEGNALKLDLLTSGRDLDSCPPRGPRIRPGAREILERGQRGVGDVLLQLGGISLGSGVSPKRKDSKDHEKENLRRIREIQRRFQDQERSREQGQPKPLKALWRSPKYDNVESRVKARMKEPGPASVTEPAHFLRAHSRCGPGLPPSRVSSPQSALPGAKAKGPGLGVDFISHNARAAKRAPRRHSRSLQVLAQVLEQQRQAQEHYNATQKGHVPHYLLERKDLWRREEEARQRSQPDPAVPSGHTLMPENQRLETLNSLLQSQSQLLRELVLLPAGADSLRAQGHRAELDQKLVQIDEAIKIFSRPKVFVKMDS from the exons ATGTGCGAGGGCCCGTCCCGCATCTCTGGACCCATTCCCCCAGACCCTACGCTCTGCCCGGACTACTACAGGCGGCCGGCCTCGG CCCAAGGGCGCCTGGAAGGAAACGCACTGAAGCTGGATCTGCTGACTTCAGGTCGCGACCTGGACTCCTGTCCTCCTCGTGGCCCCCGCATCAGGCCTGGAGCCCGAGAGATCCTAGAGCGTGGTCAGCGAGGCGTGGGGGACGTGCTGCTGCAACTGGGAGGCATCTCCCTTGGTTCAGGGGTGTCTCCTAAGA GAAAGGATTCAAAAGACCATGAGAAGGAAAACCTGAGGCGGATCAGAGAGATTCAGAGGCGCTTCCAAGATCAAGAACGCAGCCGGGAGCAGGGCCAGCCTAAGCCCCTGAAGGCACTGTGGCGCTCACCCAAGTACGACAATGTGGAGTCTCGAGTCAAGGCCAGGATGAAG GAGCCTGGCCCTGCCTCTGTGACAGAGCCTGCCCACTTCCTTCGGGCCCACTCCCGCTGTGGACCTGGGCTCCCACCATCCCGCGTCTCCAGTCCTCAGTCTGCCCTgccaggtgccaaagctaag GGGCCAGGCCTGGGTGTGGATTTCATCAGTCACAACGCCCGAGCTGCCAAGAGAGCCCCGCGGCGCCATTCCCGCTCCCTGCAGGTCCTGGCGCAGGTTCTGGAGCAGCAGCGGCAAGCCCAGGAACACTACAACGCCACACAGAAAGGCCATGTGCCCCATTA CCTGTTGGAACGCAAGGATCTGTGGCGGAGGGAAGAAGAAGCTCGTCAGCGTAGCCAGCCAGACCCTGCCGTACCCTCAGGCCACACACTCATGCCTGAGAACCAGCGACTAGAGACCCTGAACAGTCTGCTCCAGA GCCAGAGCCAGCTGTTGCGTGAGCTCGTCCTGCTACCTGCTGGGGCAGACTCTCTGAGAGCCCAAGGCCACCGTGCCGAACTGGACCAGAAGCTGGTGCAAATAGATGAGGCTATCAAGATCTTTTCCCGACCCAAAGTCTTTGTGAAGATGGATAGCTAA
- the Enkd1 gene encoding enkurin domain-containing protein 1 isoform X2, which translates to MCEGPSRISGPIPPDPTLCPDYYRRPASGRDLDSCPPRGPRIRPGAREILERGQRGVGDVLLQLGGISLGSGVSPKRKDSKDHEKENLRRIREIQRRFQDQERSREQGQPKPLKALWRSPKYDNVESRVKARMKEPGPASVTEPAHFLRAHSRCGPGLPPSRVSSPQSALPGAKAKGPGLGVDFISHNARAAKRAPRRHSRSLQVLAQVLEQQRQAQEHYNATQKGHVPHYLLERKDLWRREEEARQRSQPDPAVPSGHTLMPENQRLETLNSLLQSQSQLLRELVLLPAGADSLRAQGHRAELDQKLVQIDEAIKIFSRPKVFVKMDS; encoded by the exons ATGTGCGAGGGCCCGTCCCGCATCTCTGGACCCATTCCCCCAGACCCTACGCTCTGCCCGGACTACTACAGGCGGCCGGCCTCGG GTCGCGACCTGGACTCCTGTCCTCCTCGTGGCCCCCGCATCAGGCCTGGAGCCCGAGAGATCCTAGAGCGTGGTCAGCGAGGCGTGGGGGACGTGCTGCTGCAACTGGGAGGCATCTCCCTTGGTTCAGGGGTGTCTCCTAAGA GAAAGGATTCAAAAGACCATGAGAAGGAAAACCTGAGGCGGATCAGAGAGATTCAGAGGCGCTTCCAAGATCAAGAACGCAGCCGGGAGCAGGGCCAGCCTAAGCCCCTGAAGGCACTGTGGCGCTCACCCAAGTACGACAATGTGGAGTCTCGAGTCAAGGCCAGGATGAAG GAGCCTGGCCCTGCCTCTGTGACAGAGCCTGCCCACTTCCTTCGGGCCCACTCCCGCTGTGGACCTGGGCTCCCACCATCCCGCGTCTCCAGTCCTCAGTCTGCCCTgccaggtgccaaagctaag GGGCCAGGCCTGGGTGTGGATTTCATCAGTCACAACGCCCGAGCTGCCAAGAGAGCCCCGCGGCGCCATTCCCGCTCCCTGCAGGTCCTGGCGCAGGTTCTGGAGCAGCAGCGGCAAGCCCAGGAACACTACAACGCCACACAGAAAGGCCATGTGCCCCATTA CCTGTTGGAACGCAAGGATCTGTGGCGGAGGGAAGAAGAAGCTCGTCAGCGTAGCCAGCCAGACCCTGCCGTACCCTCAGGCCACACACTCATGCCTGAGAACCAGCGACTAGAGACCCTGAACAGTCTGCTCCAGA GCCAGAGCCAGCTGTTGCGTGAGCTCGTCCTGCTACCTGCTGGGGCAGACTCTCTGAGAGCCCAAGGCCACCGTGCCGAACTGGACCAGAAGCTGGTGCAAATAGATGAGGCTATCAAGATCTTTTCCCGACCCAAAGTCTTTGTGAAGATGGATAGCTAA
- the Pard6a gene encoding partitioning defective 6 homolog alpha isoform X1, giving the protein MARPQRTPARSPDSIVEVKSKFDAEFRRFALPRASVKGFQEFSRLLCLVHQISGLDVLLGYTDAHGDLLPLTNDDSLHRALASGPPPLRLLVQKRAEGDSSGLAFASNSLQRRKKGLLLRPAAPLRTRTPLLISLPQDFRQVSSVIDVDLLPETHRRVRLHKHGSDRPLGFYIRDGMSVRVAPQGLERVPGIFISRLVRGGLAESTGLLAVSDEILEVNGIEVAGKTLDQVTDMMVANSHNLIVTVKPANQRNNVVRGASGRLPGPSSVGPGPTDPESDEDNSDLVIENRHPPCSNGLSQGPLRWDLQPGCLLPGAGSSLPSLDSQEQANSDWGNGMRGDVSGFSL; this is encoded by the exons ATGGCCAGACCGCAGAGGACTCCGGCGCGCAGTCCCGATAGCATCGTGGAGGTGAAGAGCAAA TTTGACGCCGAGTTCCGACGTTTTGCGCTGCCCCGCGCTTCCGTGAAAGGCTTCCAGGAGTTCTCGCGGTTGCTGTGTTTGGTACACCAGATCTCTGGCTTGGATGTGCTGCTTGGCTACACCGATGCTCACGGCGACCTGCTGCCCCTCACCAACGATGACAGTTTGCACCGGGCCCTTGCCAGCGGGCCCCCGCCGCTGCGCCTATTGGTGCAGAAGAGGG CAGAAGGCGACTCCAGTGGCCTGGCTTTTGCCTCCAACTCTCTGCAGAGGCGCAAGAAAGGGCTCCTGCTTCGACCAGCTGCACCTCTGCGCACCCGAACACCCTTGCTAATCAGCCTACCCCAGGATTTCCGCCAGGTGTCTTCAGTCATAGATGTGGACCTACTACCCGAGACCCATCGTCGCGTGAGGCTCCACAAACACGGCTCAGACCGCCCCCTGGGCTTCTACATTCGAGATGGCATGAGTGTTCGTGTGGCTCCCCAGGGCCTGGAGCGGGTTCCAGGAATCTTCATCTCCCGCCTGGTACGTGGGGGCCTGGCTGAGAGTACAGGGCTGCTGGCAGTCAGTGATGAGATCCTCGAGGTCAATGGCATTGAGGTGGCTGGGAAGACCTTGGACCAAGTGACGGACATGATGGTTGCCAACAGCCATAACCTCATTGTCACTGTCAAGCCTGCCAACCAGCGTAATAATGTTGTACGAGGGGCATCTGGGCGTCTACCAGGGCCTTCCTCTGTAGGGCCTGGGCCTACTGACCCTGAGAGTGATGAGGACAACAGTGACCTGGTCATTGAGAATCGCCACCCTCCCTGTTCTAATGGGCTGTCTCAGGGGCCCCTGCGCTGGGACCTGCAACCTGGCTGCCTACTTCCTGGTGCTGGCAGCTCTCTGCCCTCCTTGGATAGCCAAGAGCAAGCCAACTCTGACTGGGGGAATGGCATGCGAGGTGATGTTAGTGGATTCAGCCTTTGA
- the Pard6a gene encoding partitioning defective 6 homolog alpha isoform X2: protein MARPQRTPARSPDSIVEVKSKFDAEFRRFALPRASVKGFQEFSRLLCLVHQISGLDVLLGYTDAHGDLLPLTNDDSLHRALASGPPPLRLLVQKREGDSSGLAFASNSLQRRKKGLLLRPAAPLRTRTPLLISLPQDFRQVSSVIDVDLLPETHRRVRLHKHGSDRPLGFYIRDGMSVRVAPQGLERVPGIFISRLVRGGLAESTGLLAVSDEILEVNGIEVAGKTLDQVTDMMVANSHNLIVTVKPANQRNNVVRGASGRLPGPSSVGPGPTDPESDEDNSDLVIENRHPPCSNGLSQGPLRWDLQPGCLLPGAGSSLPSLDSQEQANSDWGNGMRGDVSGFSL from the exons ATGGCCAGACCGCAGAGGACTCCGGCGCGCAGTCCCGATAGCATCGTGGAGGTGAAGAGCAAA TTTGACGCCGAGTTCCGACGTTTTGCGCTGCCCCGCGCTTCCGTGAAAGGCTTCCAGGAGTTCTCGCGGTTGCTGTGTTTGGTACACCAGATCTCTGGCTTGGATGTGCTGCTTGGCTACACCGATGCTCACGGCGACCTGCTGCCCCTCACCAACGATGACAGTTTGCACCGGGCCCTTGCCAGCGGGCCCCCGCCGCTGCGCCTATTGGTGCAGAAGAGGG AAGGCGACTCCAGTGGCCTGGCTTTTGCCTCCAACTCTCTGCAGAGGCGCAAGAAAGGGCTCCTGCTTCGACCAGCTGCACCTCTGCGCACCCGAACACCCTTGCTAATCAGCCTACCCCAGGATTTCCGCCAGGTGTCTTCAGTCATAGATGTGGACCTACTACCCGAGACCCATCGTCGCGTGAGGCTCCACAAACACGGCTCAGACCGCCCCCTGGGCTTCTACATTCGAGATGGCATGAGTGTTCGTGTGGCTCCCCAGGGCCTGGAGCGGGTTCCAGGAATCTTCATCTCCCGCCTGGTACGTGGGGGCCTGGCTGAGAGTACAGGGCTGCTGGCAGTCAGTGATGAGATCCTCGAGGTCAATGGCATTGAGGTGGCTGGGAAGACCTTGGACCAAGTGACGGACATGATGGTTGCCAACAGCCATAACCTCATTGTCACTGTCAAGCCTGCCAACCAGCGTAATAATGTTGTACGAGGGGCATCTGGGCGTCTACCAGGGCCTTCCTCTGTAGGGCCTGGGCCTACTGACCCTGAGAGTGATGAGGACAACAGTGACCTGGTCATTGAGAATCGCCACCCTCCCTGTTCTAATGGGCTGTCTCAGGGGCCCCTGCGCTGGGACCTGCAACCTGGCTGCCTACTTCCTGGTGCTGGCAGCTCTCTGCCCTCCTTGGATAGCCAAGAGCAAGCCAACTCTGACTGGGGGAATGGCATGCGAGGTGATGTTAGTGGATTCAGCCTTTGA
- the Acd gene encoding adrenocortical dysplasia protein homolog isoform X1: MSGWECLVLRPWIRELILGSEILSSPRFGQLLKVLQDSETPGPSSAPDTPDSGAVLLVSDGTHSVRCLVTRNAIDSSGWVEKEFGFCGTEGRILLLLACGVRIEVPQDHTPAEFYLQVDRFKLLPAEQPRLQVTSCNQDSEVQRKLSECLDDHLSESASSSAGLTLSQLLDEVKEDQDHRGALVRLAESCLTLAGPCPTTPFTRWTACFQPTEEAVFTISSSLLHISEKDERILSSLGSSQKAQASPASLKHTPLEESGTSVSLLSAVAASAPGQDDSSWPPPAVCSSSLRPQAPSSTPHSSTPSPPLLTCSPSLSPPNHASSSAQAHSPVIRELQWPSKKRQLFPRTRAKEAHEPCSGWEPPKRHPDASAFQYKYETPSASLCTQVQAARLPPQLVAWALNLVMESESEPELTQV, from the exons ATGTCCGGCTGGGAGTGTCTGGTCCTGCGTCCATGGATTCGAGAGCTGATCCTGGGCTCAGAAATACTGTCAAGTCCACGATTCGGGCAGCTACTCAAG GTGCTCCAGGACTCCGAGACTCCGGGCCCATCTTCTGCCCCTGACACACCTGACTCCGGGGCCGTGTTGCTCGTGTCAGACGGAACCCACAGTGTCCGATGCCTGGTGACGCGCAATGCCATCGACTCCTCCGGCTG GGTGGAGAAGGAGTTCGGATTCTGTGGGACAGAGGGCCGGATCCTGCTGTTGCTGGCCTGCGGAGTCCGCATTGAGGTTCCTCAGGACCATACG CCTGCCGAGTTCTACCTCCAGGTGGACCGCTTTAAGCTGCTGCCCGCGGAGCAGCCCCGGCTACAGGTGACTAGTTG caaccAGGATTCGGAGGTGCAGAGAAAGCTCAGTGAATGTCTTGA CGACCACCTTTCAGAGTCTGCGTCTTCCAGTGCAG GCCTAACCTTGTCTCAGCTTCTGGATGAGGTGAAGGAAGACCAGGATCACCGGGGGGCACTCGTGCGTCTAGCTGAGAGCTGCCTGACACTAGCAGGCCCCTGCCCAACCACCCCCTTTACCCGCTGGACTGCCTGCTTCCAGCCCACG GAAGAAGCCGTGTTCACCATCTCTAGCTCGTTGCTGCACATCTCTGAGAAGGACGAGCGGATTCTGAGTTCTCTTGGCTCAAGTCAGAAGGCACAGG CATCCCCTGCTTCGCTCAAGCACACGCCACTGGAGGAAAGCGGTACCAGTGTCAGCCTTCTGTCAGCCGTGGCTGCATCAGCCCCTGGGCAGGACGACAGCTCCTGGCCTCCACCCGCCGTTTGCTCATCCTCTCTAAGACCTCAGGCTCCCAGTTCCACACCCCACAGTTCTACACCCAGCCCCCCACTCCTGACCTGTAGCCCCAGTCTCTCACCCCCTAACCATGCCTCCAGTTCAGCCCAGGCCCATAGCCCGGTGATCAGGGAGCTCCAGTGGCCTAGCAAGAAACGGCAGCTTTTCCCAAGAACCAGAGCGAAGGAAGCCCACGAACCCTGCTCTGGCTGG GAACCCCCAAAGAGGCATCCTGATGCTTCTGCTTTTCAGTATAAATATGAgaccccctctgcctccctctgtacGCAAGTCCAGGCTGCCAG ACTCCCTCCTCAGCTTGTAGCTTGGGCCTTGAACTTGGTGATGGAGTCAGAGTCAGAGCCCGAGTTAACGCAGGTTTGA
- the Acd gene encoding adrenocortical dysplasia protein homolog isoform X2 has protein sequence MPSTPPAGKTQVLLVYGRVEKEFGFCGTEGRILLLLACGVRIEVPQDHTPAEFYLQVDRFKLLPAEQPRLQVTSCNQDSEVQRKLSECLDDHLSESASSSAGLTLSQLLDEVKEDQDHRGALVRLAESCLTLAGPCPTTPFTRWTACFQPTEEAVFTISSSLLHISEKDERILSSLGSSQKAQASPASLKHTPLEESGTSVSLLSAVAASAPGQDDSSWPPPAVCSSSLRPQAPSSTPHSSTPSPPLLTCSPSLSPPNHASSSAQAHSPVIRELQWPSKKRQLFPRTRAKEAHEPCSGWEPPKRHPDASAFQYKYETPSASLCTQVQAARLPPQLVAWALNLVMESESEPELTQV, from the exons ATGCCATCGACTCCTCCGGCTGGTAAGACACAGGTGCTACTTGTCTATGGAAG GGTGGAGAAGGAGTTCGGATTCTGTGGGACAGAGGGCCGGATCCTGCTGTTGCTGGCCTGCGGAGTCCGCATTGAGGTTCCTCAGGACCATACG CCTGCCGAGTTCTACCTCCAGGTGGACCGCTTTAAGCTGCTGCCCGCGGAGCAGCCCCGGCTACAGGTGACTAGTTG caaccAGGATTCGGAGGTGCAGAGAAAGCTCAGTGAATGTCTTGA CGACCACCTTTCAGAGTCTGCGTCTTCCAGTGCAG GCCTAACCTTGTCTCAGCTTCTGGATGAGGTGAAGGAAGACCAGGATCACCGGGGGGCACTCGTGCGTCTAGCTGAGAGCTGCCTGACACTAGCAGGCCCCTGCCCAACCACCCCCTTTACCCGCTGGACTGCCTGCTTCCAGCCCACG GAAGAAGCCGTGTTCACCATCTCTAGCTCGTTGCTGCACATCTCTGAGAAGGACGAGCGGATTCTGAGTTCTCTTGGCTCAAGTCAGAAGGCACAGG CATCCCCTGCTTCGCTCAAGCACACGCCACTGGAGGAAAGCGGTACCAGTGTCAGCCTTCTGTCAGCCGTGGCTGCATCAGCCCCTGGGCAGGACGACAGCTCCTGGCCTCCACCCGCCGTTTGCTCATCCTCTCTAAGACCTCAGGCTCCCAGTTCCACACCCCACAGTTCTACACCCAGCCCCCCACTCCTGACCTGTAGCCCCAGTCTCTCACCCCCTAACCATGCCTCCAGTTCAGCCCAGGCCCATAGCCCGGTGATCAGGGAGCTCCAGTGGCCTAGCAAGAAACGGCAGCTTTTCCCAAGAACCAGAGCGAAGGAAGCCCACGAACCCTGCTCTGGCTGG GAACCCCCAAAGAGGCATCCTGATGCTTCTGCTTTTCAGTATAAATATGAgaccccctctgcctccctctgtacGCAAGTCCAGGCTGCCAG ACTCCCTCCTCAGCTTGTAGCTTGGGCCTTGAACTTGGTGATGGAGTCAGAGTCAGAGCCCGAGTTAACGCAGGTTTGA